A window of the Methyloprofundus sp. genome harbors these coding sequences:
- a CDS encoding tRNA 2-thiocytidine biosynthesis protein TtcA: MLNTKKDRTELNKLHKRLRRNVGSAIADFNMIEDGDKVMVCLSGGKDSYTLLDILMHMQKTAPIKFDILAVNLDQKQPGFPEHVLPKYLTELEVPFHIIENDTYSVVKRVIPEGKTTCSLCSRLRRGSLYGYAKQHGVTKIALGHHRDDILETFFLNIFYAGKLKAMPPKLLSDDGNNIVIRPLAYCKEKDIEKYAEFKEFPIIPCNLCGSQENLQRQVMKKMLENWDKNTPGRLESIFSSLQNIAPSQLADKQLFDFSGLQLGNLADLGVDFDTDNAGLDILTK; this comes from the coding sequence ATGTTGAATACCAAAAAAGATCGAACTGAACTCAATAAACTACACAAACGTTTACGTAGAAATGTAGGCAGTGCCATAGCTGATTTTAATATGATTGAGGACGGCGATAAAGTGATGGTTTGTTTGTCAGGTGGCAAAGATTCCTATACTTTATTAGATATTCTTATGCATATGCAAAAAACGGCGCCGATAAAGTTTGATATTTTGGCAGTTAACTTAGACCAAAAACAGCCAGGTTTTCCTGAACATGTTTTACCAAAGTATTTAACTGAATTGGAAGTGCCGTTTCATATTATTGAAAATGATACCTATAGCGTGGTAAAGCGAGTAATACCAGAGGGGAAAACGACTTGTAGTTTATGTTCGCGTTTGCGGCGTGGTTCTTTGTATGGCTATGCAAAACAACATGGTGTAACTAAAATTGCCTTGGGCCACCATCGTGATGACATTTTAGAGACCTTTTTTCTCAATATTTTTTATGCTGGTAAATTAAAGGCAATGCCGCCTAAATTACTCAGTGATGATGGTAATAATATCGTAATCCGTCCACTTGCATATTGCAAAGAAAAAGATATAGAAAAATATGCCGAGTTTAAAGAGTTTCCTATTATTCCTTGCAATTTATGTGGTTCACAAGAGAACCTACAACGACAAGTAATGAAAAAAATGCTAGAAAACTGGGATAAAAATACCCCAGGACGTTTAGAAAGCATATTTTCCAGTTTGCAGAATATAGCCCCTTCACAACTAGCGGATAAGCAGTTATTTGATTTTTCTGGACTACAGCTAGGTAATCTGGCTGATTTGGGTGTAGACTTCGATACTGATAATGCTGGCTTGGATATATTGACAAAATAG
- a CDS encoding 3-oxoacyl-[acyl-carrier-protein] synthase I → MKRIVITGLGIVSSIGNNSEEVLASLQEGRSGISFAEDYKELGFRSHVRGAIDINLDDFIDRKVKRFMGDGAAFNYIAMQQAITDAGLEENEVSNVRTGLIMGSGGPSTSNLVAAADILREKGLKRVGPYMVPRTMSSTNIACLATPFKIKGINYSITSACATSAHCIGNAMEQIQLGKQDVVFAGGGEEVHWTMSVLFDAMGAMSSKYNDTPETASRAYDLTRDGFVISGGGGVLVLEELEHAKARGAKIYAEITGYGATSDGYDMVQPSGEGAVRCMQQAMATTDGKVDYVNAHGTSTPVGDERELGALREVFSPEDMPFITSTKSLTGHALGAAGVNEAIYSILMMKNNFISASANITQLDPIAEGMPIVAERKDNVTLDTLMSNSFGFGGTNASLIFQRYNG, encoded by the coding sequence ATGAAAAGAATAGTTATAACAGGGCTAGGAATTGTTTCTAGTATTGGAAATAACAGTGAAGAAGTTCTTGCATCATTACAGGAAGGACGTTCTGGCATTAGCTTTGCTGAAGATTATAAAGAATTAGGTTTTCGTAGTCATGTGCGTGGCGCAATTGATATTAATCTTGATGATTTTATCGACCGTAAAGTTAAGCGCTTTATGGGAGATGGTGCTGCATTCAACTATATTGCCATGCAGCAAGCGATTACCGATGCTGGTTTGGAAGAAAACGAAGTATCCAATGTGCGTACAGGTTTGATTATGGGCTCAGGCGGTCCGTCGACATCTAACTTAGTGGCGGCAGCTGATATTTTACGTGAAAAAGGTTTGAAAAGAGTGGGGCCCTATATGGTGCCGCGGACTATGTCGAGTACCAATATTGCATGTTTGGCAACACCTTTTAAAATTAAAGGCATTAATTACTCAATTACTTCTGCTTGTGCAACCAGTGCGCATTGTATTGGTAATGCCATGGAGCAAATCCAGTTAGGCAAGCAAGATGTCGTGTTTGCTGGTGGCGGTGAAGAAGTGCATTGGACTATGTCGGTATTATTTGATGCGATGGGAGCCATGTCATCAAAATATAATGACACCCCAGAAACGGCTTCACGTGCTTATGATTTAACACGTGATGGTTTTGTTATCTCTGGCGGTGGTGGTGTGCTGGTTCTGGAAGAGCTTGAACATGCTAAAGCTCGTGGTGCTAAAATTTATGCTGAAATAACGGGTTATGGTGCGACTTCTGATGGCTATGATATGGTGCAGCCATCTGGAGAAGGTGCAGTACGCTGTATGCAGCAAGCCATGGCAACGACTGATGGTAAAGTAGACTATGTCAATGCGCATGGGACTAGTACTCCAGTTGGTGATGAGCGTGAATTAGGTGCATTACGTGAAGTATTCAGTCCTGAAGATATGCCTTTTATCACTTCGACTAAATCTTTAACAGGTCACGCCTTAGGAGCTGCAGGTGTTAATGAAGCGATTTATTCTATTTTGATGATGAAGAATAACTTTATTAGTGCTTCTGCCAATATTACACAGCTTGATCCTATTGCTGAAGGTATGCCGATTGTTGCAGAACGTAAAGATAATGTAACTTTAGATACCTTAATGTCTAACAGTTTTGGTTTTGGTGGTACGAATGCCAGTCTGATCTTTCAGCGTTATAACGGCTAG
- a CDS encoding 3-hydroxyacyl-[acyl-carrier protein] dehydratase/trans-2-decenoyl-[acyl-carrier protein] isomerase, producing MQTQSSYDREELLESGNNGLFGPGNAKLPLPNMLMIDRITHISGEGGEFDKGEVIAELDINPDLWFFDCHFAGDPVMPGCLGLDAMWQIVGFYLGWKGGAGKGRALGVGEVKFTGQVLPTAKKVIYRVQLKRVIMRRLVMGIADATMEVDGKVIYTANDLRVGLFTNTTDF from the coding sequence ATGCAAACACAGTCGAGTTATGATCGCGAAGAATTATTAGAATCTGGTAATAATGGTTTATTTGGACCAGGAAATGCCAAACTACCATTACCAAATATGTTGATGATAGATCGAATTACGCATATCTCTGGTGAGGGTGGTGAGTTTGATAAAGGTGAGGTGATTGCTGAACTAGATATTAACCCTGATTTATGGTTTTTTGATTGTCACTTTGCTGGTGATCCAGTGATGCCGGGTTGTTTGGGGCTGGATGCAATGTGGCAAATTGTCGGTTTTTATTTAGGATGGAAAGGTGGTGCTGGTAAAGGCAGAGCTTTAGGGGTTGGTGAAGTAAAGTTTACTGGCCAAGTTTTACCCACTGCAAAAAAAGTTATTTACCGTGTGCAATTAAAGCGTGTCATTATGCGTAGATTGGTCATGGGAATTGCCGATGCAACAATGGAAGTTGATGGTAAAGTAATTTACACCGCAAATGATTTGCGCGTGGGCTTATTTACAAATACAACAGACTTCTAA